One Pleurocapsa sp. PCC 7327 DNA segment encodes these proteins:
- a CDS encoding RNA-binding protein, with translation MSIYVGNLSYEVTQEDLERVFKEYGTVNRVQMPTDRETGRPRGFAFVEMGTEAEETTAIEALDGAQWMGRDLKVNKAKPREERGSSGSWGNNRRSNRRY, from the coding sequence ATGTCGATCTATGTTGGAAATTTATCCTATGAGGTTACCCAAGAAGACCTCGAACGAGTTTTTAAAGAATATGGAACTGTCAATCGCGTTCAGATGCCTACCGACCGAGAAACAGGTCGCCCGCGAGGATTTGCTTTTGTAGAAATGGGAACAGAGGCAGAAGAAACGACTGCCATTGAAGCACTTGATGGGGCCCAATGGATGGGGCGCGACTTGAAAGTTAACAAGGCAAAACCCCGCGAAGAAAGAGGTTCCTCTGGTAGCTGGGGTAACAATCGCCGCAGCAATCGTCGTTATTAA
- a CDS encoding CPBP family intramembrane glutamic endopeptidase, whose amino-acid sequence MNIKRIILSILTVVSLLPVFLSLVTSITEPQVQANLELYLANLTLHASEVKLDTIVQKKDDSLKYILGDEPYVNAKKQYQEAKTLAEKNFEKLKNQLASYQVQVLPPGSETTGELELLKQSIQREKQSINQIKINLGIIETQLGETKNSLKIWNDVIEESQTKDAPEDMIQTAKVLKGLWSEPPAVLPGSELIIKSQLKGWFRYQALEKLYQAQNRLDDLSNLRQNEQKIARQVLIKLALINAFPLLGGIIGFGILIFLLVQWLTKKKDSLLGSVNNNPWQTPWDGETIWQVLVGFFFISQIAFPLIFLEIGLSPIAMSNMSLLKKAIYVLVDYILIAASELLVLYFSVKSFLPLAKDWFRFQWLSSWILWGIGGYLVALPLVFVVSLANQLFWQGKGGSNPLLSLALQAQDKWVLAIFFFTASVAAPVFEEIIFRGFLLPSLTRYLPVWGAIAISSIVFAIAHLNLSEVLPLATLGIVLGVVYTRSRNLLSSILLHSLWNGGTLLSLFVLGSGAG is encoded by the coding sequence ATGAATATCAAACGAATTATTTTATCCATACTAACTGTTGTGTCACTCTTGCCTGTTTTTTTGTCGTTAGTGACAAGTATTACTGAACCTCAAGTACAAGCAAATTTAGAGCTTTATTTGGCAAATTTAACGCTTCATGCCTCAGAAGTTAAGCTAGATACGATCGTTCAAAAAAAAGATGATTCTCTTAAATATATTCTTGGAGATGAACCCTATGTAAATGCTAAAAAACAATATCAAGAGGCTAAAACATTAGCTGAAAAAAATTTCGAAAAACTCAAAAACCAACTAGCTAGTTATCAAGTTCAAGTTCTCCCTCCGGGATCGGAAACCACAGGAGAGTTAGAACTATTGAAGCAATCGATACAGCGAGAAAAACAGTCAATTAATCAAATCAAGATTAACTTAGGAATTATAGAAACCCAATTAGGAGAAACTAAGAATTCATTAAAAATCTGGAACGATGTAATCGAAGAGTCACAAACTAAAGATGCTCCAGAAGATATGATACAAACTGCAAAGGTTTTAAAAGGGTTGTGGAGCGAACCGCCAGCAGTTTTGCCCGGTTCGGAACTTATCATTAAAAGTCAACTAAAAGGTTGGTTCCGCTATCAAGCATTGGAAAAACTTTATCAAGCGCAAAACCGTCTTGACGATTTATCCAATCTTCGGCAAAACGAACAAAAAATTGCTCGACAAGTTTTGATAAAACTAGCACTGATTAATGCTTTCCCGCTATTAGGAGGAATTATTGGCTTTGGAATTCTAATATTTCTTTTAGTTCAATGGTTGACTAAAAAAAAGGACTCTCTTTTGGGTTCTGTAAATAATAATCCTTGGCAAACACCATGGGACGGAGAAACTATTTGGCAAGTTCTAGTTGGGTTTTTCTTTATCAGTCAAATTGCTTTTCCTTTAATATTTTTAGAGATAGGATTATCTCCGATCGCAATGAGTAATATGAGCTTGCTAAAAAAGGCAATTTATGTTCTAGTTGACTATATTTTAATAGCGGCTAGCGAGTTATTAGTGTTATATTTCTCAGTCAAATCTTTTTTACCGCTAGCAAAAGATTGGTTTCGATTTCAATGGCTGAGCAGTTGGATTTTGTGGGGCATAGGCGGCTATTTAGTTGCTTTACCGTTAGTGTTTGTCGTTTCCCTCGCTAATCAACTTTTTTGGCAAGGAAAAGGTGGAAGCAATCCACTCCTTTCCCTTGCCCTACAGGCACAAGATAAATGGGTTTTAGCGATATTTTTCTTCACTGCTTCAGTAGCAGCACCAGTCTTTGAAGAAATTATCTTTCGAGGTTTTTTACTGCCTTCTCTGACTCGCTATCTGCCAGTTTGGGGCGCGATCGCGATTAGCAGTATAGTATTTGCAATTGCCCATTTGAATTTATCGGAGGTCTTACCTCTGGCAACTCTAGGCATTGTCTTAGGGGTGGTTTATACGCGATCGCGCAATCTCCTTTCTTCCATTTTGCTCCACAGTCTTTGGAATGGCGGAACCTTGTTAAGTCTGTTCGTTTTAGGCAGCGGTGCGGGATAA
- a CDS encoding class I SAM-dependent rRNA methyltransferase, with product MPNFSRIVLHDSKADAVKRFHPWIFSGAIKKKDTGLREGEIVDVYSDSGEYLATGHYSPGNIAVKIFSFEKVSDIDRLFLEKFQNAYWMRKEIGLAASKQTTCYRLINAEGDGLPGLIVDWYNGTAVLQAYSIGMYEQRSLIVECLQKVYGQDLRAVYDKSASVLPKAQVRAENQYLLGAREDGEVIEYGHRFYVDWEEGQKTGFFIDQRENRSLLAKYVAGKRVLNTFCYSGGFSAYAVKAGASFVCSVDSSAKAIAWAARNVSLNNPGQIPHETSAVDVFDFLKKCDGEYDVIVLDPPAFAKNLSVRHQAVMAYKRLNKLALEKLRSQGILLTFSCSQVVGLDHFKGAVTAAAIELGKPIRVLHHLAQPPDHPVSIYHPEGLYLKGLVLIVG from the coding sequence ATGCCAAACTTTTCACGAATCGTTTTGCACGATAGCAAAGCAGATGCCGTTAAGCGATTTCACCCTTGGATTTTTTCCGGTGCCATCAAAAAGAAAGATACTGGGTTGAGAGAGGGTGAAATTGTAGACGTATACAGCGACAGTGGTGAGTATCTAGCAACCGGACACTACAGTCCCGGAAATATTGCCGTAAAAATTTTCTCTTTCGAGAAAGTATCGGACATCGATCGATTGTTTCTGGAAAAATTTCAGAATGCTTATTGGATGAGAAAAGAAATCGGCTTAGCTGCTAGCAAACAAACAACTTGCTATCGATTAATTAACGCAGAAGGAGATGGATTGCCGGGATTAATTGTTGACTGGTATAACGGGACTGCCGTGCTACAAGCTTATTCTATTGGCATGTACGAGCAGCGATCGCTCATCGTTGAATGCTTGCAAAAAGTTTACGGTCAAGACTTAAGAGCAGTCTACGATAAAAGTGCTTCCGTTCTTCCCAAAGCTCAAGTAAGGGCAGAAAACCAATATTTACTGGGAGCAAGAGAAGATGGCGAAGTGATAGAATACGGTCATCGCTTCTATGTAGATTGGGAAGAAGGGCAAAAAACGGGCTTTTTCATCGATCAGCGAGAGAATCGATCGCTGCTAGCTAAATACGTCGCAGGCAAGCGAGTTTTGAATACATTTTGCTATTCTGGCGGATTTTCTGCCTATGCAGTGAAAGCAGGCGCGAGTTTTGTTTGTTCGGTCGATAGTTCGGCAAAAGCGATCGCATGGGCAGCTCGTAACGTATCGTTAAACAATCCAGGTCAAATTCCTCACGAAACTTCGGCTGTAGATGTCTTTGATTTTCTCAAAAAGTGCGACGGGGAATACGATGTTATCGTACTCGATCCGCCAGCTTTTGCCAAAAATCTCTCGGTGCGCCATCAAGCGGTTATGGCATATAAACGGTTGAATAAATTAGCTTTGGAAAAATTGCGATCGCAGGGAATTTTATTGACATTTTCTTGCTCGCAAGTCGTCGGACTAGACCATTTTAAAGGTGCTGTCACTGCCGCCGCGATCGAGTTAGGCAAGCCAATTCGCGTACTGCACCACCTCGCCCAACCCCCCGACCATCCAGTCAGTATTTATCATCCAGAAGGATTGTATCTCAAGGGATTAGTGTTAATAGTAGGGTAA
- a CDS encoding DUF2079 domain-containing protein: MIAKLKKLSIDRAAIAAAIIFFTVELILVLHRHYSYYPSYSSFDQGIFNQVFWNGIHGRFFQSSLSSSESISVPIPEVSYHRLGQHFTPALLLWLPIYAILPSAGTLLALNVTLITAAGVVLYILARQRLDPKLSVIIMAGFYGTKAVIGPTLGNFQDLCQLPLFTFGLLLALEKRSWWWFWGLAALILAVREDAGILLFGIGFYLIASERYPWIGLAVCILSFSYAIVITSKVMPLFSHDVSGRFLVKQFGNFVEGDQTSSLEVLWAIISKPWQLLLEIVTPLGRTIQYIFNHSLPLALVPLISPSTWMLIAAPLLVLLLRDDYWALSMNMRFALTVVPGLFYGAIIWWSYNTDAFKLRLRRFWAFCIGVSIFFALTSNPHRALSFLIPDSFDPWVYASPLQQWQRASIINSFLAKIPPDASVSATRHIVPHISGRREMLGFPSLELINDAGEKVSVDYVIADLRQLQQYQVAFEDDRDRLRDLVGAIARLLEQGSYGMVGCQDGVIFMQRGVASDTSALLAWEGFRQEVEPILKQS, encoded by the coding sequence ATGATTGCAAAGCTTAAGAAACTAAGCATCGATCGCGCTGCGATCGCGGCTGCTATTATATTCTTCACTGTCGAGTTAATCCTCGTACTCCATCGTCACTACAGTTATTACCCTTCCTATAGTTCTTTCGACCAAGGTATTTTCAATCAAGTTTTTTGGAACGGCATCCACGGTAGATTCTTTCAAAGTTCTCTTTCATCTAGCGAGTCTATTTCTGTTCCCATCCCAGAGGTTTCCTACCATCGCTTGGGGCAACATTTTACGCCCGCCTTATTGCTGTGGTTGCCTATCTATGCGATTCTCCCGTCAGCAGGCACTCTACTAGCTTTGAATGTGACCCTGATAACGGCTGCGGGAGTCGTTCTGTATATATTAGCTCGTCAGCGCCTCGACCCCAAACTGTCAGTAATAATTATGGCAGGCTTTTATGGCACCAAGGCAGTCATTGGTCCGACATTGGGAAATTTTCAAGACCTCTGTCAGTTACCTTTGTTTACATTTGGGCTGCTGCTAGCTTTAGAAAAGCGTTCCTGGTGGTGGTTTTGGGGACTAGCTGCATTAATTTTGGCAGTGCGAGAGGATGCGGGCATTCTTCTGTTCGGCATTGGATTTTATCTCATCGCCAGCGAGCGTTATCCTTGGATTGGTCTAGCTGTCTGCATCCTCAGTTTTAGCTATGCCATCGTCATTACTAGCAAAGTGATGCCTCTATTTTCCCATGATGTCTCTGGGAGGTTTCTAGTCAAACAGTTCGGTAACTTTGTCGAGGGCGATCAAACTTCCAGTTTAGAGGTACTGTGGGCAATTATAAGTAAACCCTGGCAACTTTTGCTGGAAATCGTTACTCCCTTGGGCAGAACGATTCAATACATTTTCAATCATTCTCTTCCCCTTGCGCTTGTCCCTCTTATTTCGCCATCTACTTGGATGCTAATTGCTGCACCGTTACTGGTGCTGTTGCTGCGAGACGACTATTGGGCATTGTCGATGAATATGCGCTTTGCCCTAACTGTGGTGCCGGGACTATTTTATGGCGCAATTATTTGGTGGTCGTATAATACTGATGCTTTTAAGCTTAGGTTGAGACGTTTTTGGGCGTTTTGCATCGGTGTATCCATCTTTTTTGCATTAACCTCTAATCCCCATCGCGCCTTGTCTTTTCTCATTCCCGATTCATTCGATCCTTGGGTTTATGCTTCGCCATTGCAACAGTGGCAACGTGCAAGCATTATTAACTCATTTTTGGCAAAAATTCCCCCAGATGCTAGTGTATCGGCAACCCGTCACATCGTTCCGCATATTTCTGGTCGTCGGGAAATGTTGGGGTTTCCGTCGCTAGAGTTAATTAATGATGCGGGAGAAAAGGTTAGTGTCGATTATGTTATTGCCGATTTACGACAACTTCAGCAGTACCAAGTTGCTTTTGAAGATGACCGAGATCGATTGCGAGATCTGGTTGGCGCGATCGCACGGTTATTAGAGCAGGGTAGTTATGGAATGGTAGGCTGTCAAGATGGGGTTATTTTCATGCAACGGGGAGTTGCTTCCGATACTTCTGCTTTGCTTGCTTGGGAAGGTTTTCGTCAGGAAGTAGAACCGATTTTAAAACAGTCCTGA
- a CDS encoding D-glycerate dehydrogenase, whose product MSLPKIFVTRRIPDAGLEYLRDRASMEIWTERQPPPYEIIREKIRDIDGLLCLLTDRVDKDLIEAGGSLKVISQMAVGYDNIDIAAATARGIPVGNTPGVLTDATADLTWALLMAAARRIVEAEKFLREGHWQTWEPMVLLGADVTGATLGIVGFGRIGQAVARRAKGFEMRILYYSRHRREAELERLLGVEYASFEQLLQESDFVTIHTILSNDTFHLFDRPQFERMKPSAILINTARGAIVSPEALYDALKTGRIAGAALDVTEPEPIPLDSPLLTLPNLIIVPHIGSASYKTRSQMALMAAQNLVAGLMGERLPHCVNPEVYRQSSITDN is encoded by the coding sequence ATGTCTTTGCCCAAAATCTTCGTCACGCGCCGTATTCCCGATGCTGGATTAGAATATCTGCGCGATCGCGCCTCAATGGAAATCTGGACGGAACGCCAACCGCCTCCCTACGAGATAATCAGGGAAAAAATTCGGGATATCGATGGGTTACTCTGCCTGCTAACCGATCGCGTCGATAAAGATTTAATAGAAGCAGGCGGATCCCTAAAAGTCATTAGTCAGATGGCAGTCGGTTATGACAATATCGATATAGCTGCGGCGACAGCGAGAGGCATTCCTGTCGGCAATACGCCCGGAGTTCTGACGGATGCAACGGCTGACTTAACTTGGGCGTTACTCATGGCAGCAGCACGAAGAATTGTTGAAGCCGAAAAATTTCTGCGCGAGGGACATTGGCAGACTTGGGAACCGATGGTATTGTTGGGAGCGGATGTAACGGGAGCAACTTTAGGGATTGTCGGTTTTGGACGCATCGGACAAGCGGTTGCGCGCCGCGCCAAGGGATTTGAGATGCGGATTCTCTACTACAGTCGGCATCGGCGTGAGGCAGAATTAGAGCGATTGCTAGGCGTTGAATATGCTTCTTTCGAGCAATTGCTACAAGAGTCGGATTTTGTGACCATTCATACGATTTTATCTAATGATACCTTTCATTTGTTCGATCGCCCGCAGTTCGAGCGGATGAAACCGTCAGCCATTCTCATCAATACGGCGCGAGGCGCGATCGTTAGTCCAGAAGCGCTGTATGATGCTCTTAAGACGGGTCGAATCGCTGGGGCTGCTTTAGATGTTACCGAACCCGAACCCATCCCCCTCGACAGTCCTTTATTGACTTTGCCCAATCTCATCATCGTGCCTCACATCGGCAGTGCTTCCTACAAGACGCGATCGCAAATGGCATTAATGGCAGCGCAAAATTTAGTGGCTGGATTAATGGGGGAGCGTTTACCCCATTGCGTCAATCCTGAAGTTTACCGACAATCATCGATTACTGACAACTGA
- the rpsU gene encoding 30S ribosomal protein S21: protein MTQVVLGENEGIESALRRFKRQVSKAGIFQDMRKKRHFETPIEKEKRKALAKHKQRKRRFRYR from the coding sequence ATGACTCAAGTAGTTTTGGGTGAGAACGAAGGAATTGAATCCGCCCTAAGACGATTTAAACGTCAGGTTTCTAAAGCGGGGATCTTCCAGGACATGAGAAAGAAACGGCATTTTGAAACGCCAATAGAAAAAGAAAAGCGTAAAGCCCTTGCCAAACATAAACAGCGCAAACGACGTTTTCGTTATCGCTAA
- a CDS encoding CmpA/NrtA family ABC transporter substrate-binding protein: MQRRTFLKYTSLGVASAIVTACSDRGSNNEPIKIEQPRPSNFDKLEKTSLTLGYVPITDAAPLIVAQEKGFFSRYGLTVTLSKQASWEDLEKGLLEWRFDAAQALYGMPMLAQLGAKAASMVALMTLNLNGGAIALSQKAWKADIRPSIDYVNFQEFSDSFIKYIRGFQKPPNFAIESAASIENYLYRYWLAAMGIAPEKEVKFTEISPSQAIFKLQAGSIDGSCIGEPWNQDAVLKKAAFVTYASRDIWKGHPGKVLAAMQGWVDKNPTTAKALVAALIEACQFCDRPENHADVALLLAQSQYLNADIKAIEPSLGGKYNYSQLEDKEGVASIPDFTVFHYRPTDYLKQSDCTNYPWRSHAVWLLTQMIRWNQIDRREYPQNADEILNKIYPTEIYEEVAKALNILLPTDKMKKEPATAFIDGREFDPSQPVAYLNQFVLRAGRSKIFALRTDRD; the protein is encoded by the coding sequence ATGCAACGTCGCACTTTTCTTAAATACACCAGTCTAGGAGTCGCTAGTGCAATCGTTACTGCTTGTAGCGATCGCGGTTCTAATAATGAACCAATCAAGATCGAACAACCGCGCCCCAGCAACTTTGACAAACTAGAGAAAACCTCTCTCACCCTTGGCTACGTTCCAATAACTGATGCTGCCCCTCTCATCGTTGCCCAGGAGAAGGGTTTTTTTTCGCGCTATGGGCTAACGGTTACCTTAAGCAAGCAAGCGAGTTGGGAAGATCTCGAAAAGGGATTGCTCGAATGGCGCTTTGATGCGGCGCAAGCGTTGTACGGGATGCCGATGCTGGCTCAACTGGGGGCAAAAGCTGCCTCAATGGTAGCTCTAATGACGCTTAATCTCAATGGAGGCGCGATCGCTCTTTCGCAGAAAGCTTGGAAAGCTGACATTCGTCCTTCTATCGATTACGTCAACTTTCAGGAATTTTCCGACAGCTTTATCAAATATATTCGAGGCTTTCAGAAACCTCCTAACTTCGCCATAGAATCGGCTGCTTCGATAGAAAACTATCTCTATCGCTACTGGTTAGCCGCCATGGGGATCGCTCCCGAAAAAGAAGTAAAATTTACTGAAATTTCTCCCTCGCAAGCGATCTTTAAGCTACAGGCAGGCAGTATTGATGGTTCCTGCATCGGCGAACCTTGGAATCAGGATGCAGTTTTGAAGAAAGCGGCATTCGTGACTTATGCGAGTCGAGATATCTGGAAGGGACACCCAGGAAAAGTTTTAGCTGCTATGCAAGGTTGGGTAGATAAGAATCCGACCACGGCAAAAGCTTTAGTTGCCGCACTTATAGAAGCTTGTCAGTTTTGCGATCGCCCGGAAAATCATGCAGATGTCGCCCTACTCCTAGCACAGAGTCAATATCTCAACGCCGACATCAAAGCAATCGAGCCATCTCTAGGAGGCAAATACAACTATTCTCAATTAGAAGACAAAGAAGGCGTTGCCTCGATTCCCGATTTTACTGTCTTTCACTACCGGCCAACGGATTATCTCAAACAATCCGATTGTACTAACTATCCCTGGCGTTCTCATGCAGTTTGGTTGCTGACTCAAATGATTCGCTGGAATCAGATCGATCGCCGAGAATATCCTCAAAACGCCGATGAAATCCTCAACAAAATCTACCCCACAGAAATTTATGAAGAGGTTGCCAAGGCACTCAACATCCTACTTCCGACTGACAAAATGAAAAAAGAACCCGCTACAGCATTTATCGACGGACGAGAGTTCGATCCGAGTCAACCCGTGGCTTATCTCAATCAATTTGTGTTGCGGGCAGGGCGATCTAAAATCTTTGCACTCAGAACCGACAGGGATTAA
- a CDS encoding Rieske (2Fe-2S) protein → MTWTKVLSVESLPTGERQVVKVGKRNVLLLNLEGQLYAVDNTCPHLKLPLKNGKITEDGAIVCPWHRSAFDLRTGDVKEWSPWPPGVGKALGMISRQSALPVFPVRVEEGSIWIDVEEQ, encoded by the coding sequence ATGACCTGGACTAAAGTTCTTTCTGTTGAATCCCTCCCTACAGGCGAACGGCAAGTCGTGAAAGTTGGCAAGCGTAACGTTCTGCTTCTCAACCTTGAAGGACAGCTTTACGCGGTAGATAATACCTGCCCTCATCTGAAACTGCCCTTGAAGAATGGCAAAATAACTGAAGATGGAGCGATCGTTTGCCCTTGGCATCGCAGCGCTTTTGACTTGCGTACAGGCGATGTTAAGGAGTGGAGTCCTTGGCCCCCCGGCGTCGGGAAAGCACTGGGGATGATTTCGCGCCAAAGCGCACTGCCAGTTTTTCCCGTTCGCGTGGAAGAGGGAAGTATTTGGATTGATGTAGAAGAACAATAG
- a CDS encoding glycosyltransferase family 39 protein translates to MTNDKSVKSELKLLLGLSIAAIFLWLVALGNLPLRDWDEGYYGIVARDMLRSGNWLYPTYLGEPFLLKPPLMMWLITISYHWGGINEFTTRLPGALLTACGVPLLYLLGRKVFSYRLPAVFSALVYLTLLPVVRHGRLAMLDGAINTFSIFSLWCLLKARQNDRTCIGVGIGLGAIALTKGVLVLILSAIAGIFLLVNKQIKLLKSFYLWLGISLGFLPVIVWYLLQIQHYGDLFIQVHFYSQSFDRLSTSLDGHQREFWYYFVELIKYTVPWLLFLPGGVFLAWQQRSKSWGSLVLIGSIIYMGTISLMGTKLPWYIMPVYPFVALAVGAYLEKLWQNNRKYSKYFVGLFIFLAVTALGGSIYLFLTAPQPVLIVMAVVLMLTMVVTAWKIQQNHRIFIPILYLGIYLTLLLFVTSKSWVWELNEAFPVKPVAALIQTHTPPNTKVYTSFAYNRPSLDFYSDRQVIAKDVATLQQLKSRTTYMLLDRTTLEILQLPNSHSFGTVEGFTLIISGL, encoded by the coding sequence ATGACCAATGACAAATCAGTAAAGTCAGAATTAAAATTGCTTTTGGGATTATCTATTGCTGCAATTTTTCTGTGGCTAGTTGCTTTAGGAAATTTGCCTCTGCGAGATTGGGATGAGGGATATTATGGTATCGTTGCCAGAGATATGTTGCGGTCTGGAAATTGGCTTTATCCAACTTATTTAGGAGAGCCTTTTCTACTCAAACCTCCTTTAATGATGTGGTTAATTACTATTAGCTATCATTGGGGAGGAATTAATGAGTTTACTACACGCCTGCCTGGTGCTTTGTTAACTGCTTGCGGCGTTCCTTTGCTTTATTTATTAGGCAGAAAAGTTTTTTCTTATCGCCTTCCAGCCGTTTTTAGTGCTTTAGTTTATTTAACACTTTTACCTGTCGTGCGTCACGGACGACTGGCAATGTTGGATGGGGCAATTAATACTTTTTCGATCTTCTCTCTGTGGTGTTTATTAAAAGCACGTCAGAACGATCGCACTTGCATTGGCGTTGGAATTGGATTGGGAGCAATTGCTTTAACTAAGGGGGTTTTGGTACTTATATTGAGCGCGATCGCAGGGATTTTTCTCTTAGTTAATAAGCAAATAAAGTTATTAAAAAGTTTTTATTTGTGGTTGGGAATTTCTCTCGGTTTTCTCCCCGTTATAGTTTGGTACTTGCTACAAATACAGCATTATGGAGATTTATTTATTCAGGTTCATTTTTATTCGCAAAGCTTCGATCGCTTATCGACTTCACTAGATGGACATCAGAGAGAATTTTGGTATTATTTTGTTGAATTAATCAAATATACGGTTCCCTGGTTATTATTTTTGCCGGGAGGAGTTTTTCTTGCTTGGCAACAACGCAGTAAGAGTTGGGGAAGTTTAGTTCTTATTGGTTCAATTATATACATGGGAACGATTTCTTTGATGGGCACTAAACTTCCTTGGTATATCATGCCCGTTTATCCTTTTGTAGCGCTTGCAGTTGGCGCTTACTTAGAAAAACTTTGGCAAAATAATAGAAAGTACTCAAAATATTTTGTCGGTCTTTTTATCTTTTTAGCTGTTACTGCTTTAGGAGGTAGTATTTACTTATTCCTAACCGCTCCTCAGCCAGTTTTAATAGTAATGGCTGTAGTTTTAATGCTAACGATGGTTGTTACTGCTTGGAAAATTCAACAGAACCATCGAATTTTCATCCCAATTTTGTATCTTGGAATCTATCTAACTTTGTTATTGTTTGTAACTTCTAAATCTTGGGTTTGGGAGTTAAATGAAGCTTTCCCGGTAAAACCTGTCGCTGCTTTAATTCAAACGCATACACCTCCTAATACAAAAGTTTATACCTCTTTTGCTTACAATCGCCCAAGTTTAGATTTTTATAGCGATCGCCAAGTTATTGCTAAAGATGTAGCCACATTACAGCAGTTAAAATCGAGAACAACTTACATGCTTTTAGATCGAACAACTCTAGAAATATTACAATTACCTAATAGCCACTCTTTTGGGACTGTGGAAGGATTTACTTTGATTATTTCTGGACTATAA
- a CDS encoding histidine phosphatase family protein, with translation MTTRVIIVRHGQSSYNAQKKIQGRCDESVLTEKGRVDAETVGTALSKLNVDAFYSSPLQRAKSTAQIIQSCLENPPTLQATDKLMEIDLPLWENLLKSEVEKRFPEDYRCWKERPHEFKMLLSTPEGQREHFPVLSLYEQAQQFWQEILPQHQGKTIVIVAHNGINRCLIMSALGIPPSRYHSIQQSNCCINVLNFSGDWGEPVQLESLNQISHLGKPLPSPRNPHKGPRFLLIRHGETQWNRESRFQGIRDIPLNDRGREQAQRAAEFLKDVAIDFALSSPMLRPKETAEIILQNHPNVSLDLQERLTEICHGLWEGKLETEIESEFPGLLRQWKEAPETVQMPEGENLQQVWDRAIANWNDLVKYYANSPEPRTGIVVAHDAINKVILCYLLGLQPANFWNIKQGNGGVSVIDYPDGAEGMPVLQAINITTHLGSGILDKTAAGAL, from the coding sequence TTGACTACTCGCGTTATTATCGTGCGTCACGGACAAAGTAGCTACAACGCCCAGAAAAAAATTCAAGGTCGTTGCGACGAGTCAGTCTTGACAGAGAAAGGGCGCGTCGATGCCGAGACAGTTGGTACTGCCCTTAGTAAACTAAACGTTGATGCCTTTTACTCTAGTCCTTTGCAACGGGCAAAATCAACAGCCCAAATTATTCAAAGCTGTTTAGAGAATCCTCCCACCCTACAAGCGACGGATAAGTTAATGGAAATCGATTTGCCGCTTTGGGAAAACTTGCTCAAATCCGAGGTAGAAAAAAGATTCCCAGAAGACTATCGTTGCTGGAAAGAACGCCCTCACGAATTCAAAATGCTGCTGTCTACCCCTGAAGGACAGCGGGAACACTTTCCCGTTCTCTCTCTCTACGAACAGGCGCAGCAATTTTGGCAAGAAATCCTTCCCCAACATCAAGGAAAAACGATTGTAATCGTGGCGCACAATGGCATCAATCGCTGCTTAATTATGAGTGCCCTTGGCATTCCCCCCTCTCGCTACCATTCCATCCAGCAGTCCAACTGCTGCATCAACGTATTGAACTTTAGCGGGGATTGGGGCGAACCCGTCCAGTTAGAATCGTTGAATCAAATTTCTCACTTAGGCAAACCCCTTCCTTCACCCCGCAATCCCCATAAAGGACCTCGTTTCTTATTGATTCGTCACGGGGAAACTCAGTGGAATCGCGAGTCGCGCTTTCAGGGGATTCGCGATATTCCCCTCAACGACAGAGGAAGGGAACAAGCGCAGAGGGCGGCAGAGTTCCTTAAGGATGTGGCAATTGACTTCGCACTCAGCAGTCCGATGTTGCGCCCCAAAGAAACCGCAGAAATTATACTTCAGAATCATCCCAACGTCAGTTTAGACCTTCAGGAACGATTGACGGAAATTTGTCACGGACTTTGGGAAGGGAAACTAGAAACAGAGATCGAAAGCGAATTTCCTGGGTTGCTGCGCCAGTGGAAAGAAGCCCCAGAAACCGTACAAATGCCAGAAGGAGAGAATTTACAACAGGTTTGGGATCGCGCGATCGCCAACTGGAACGATCTAGTAAAATACTATGCAAATTCGCCAGAACCAAGAACGGGTATTGTAGTCGCCCACGATGCCATTAACAAAGTCATCCTCTGCTATCTCCTCGGTTTGCAACCTGCTAATTTCTGGAATATCAAACAGGGCAATGGTGGCGTTAGCGTCATTGACTATCCCGACGGGGCAGAGGGAATGCCAGTCTTACAGGCGATTAATATTACTACTCATTTAGGTTCTGGAATTTTAGATAAGACGGCAGCAGGGGCATTGTAA